The Streptomyces sp. NBC_01591 genome window below encodes:
- a CDS encoding peptidoglycan-binding protein produces MRKTTKKAISWTGAALASGGMLFAGLTILPADASSPASFSVKGVDTSHYNHTGGAAIDWNKVRASGHVFMFAKATEGADWSDRWFSRDLQGAKQAGLMHGAYHFYGRTPGAAQARNFVNAMKAAGYTGTRAGELPPTLDLELDKAGRCPGNFSTTGVRAFLDAVTAQMGVKPIIYTTKSFVDTCMNGNGSMFTGHVLWQPRYESGSKEPAAVPRAGQGWKIWQYTETGTVSGIPSKNRVDVNVFRGSLAELRQLAHLGAGGGTTPAPPQPTVPPVAGAPVLKADSSGTDVVTAQELLNASGARIDADGVFGPATTAAVRSFQNAKGLEADGIIGSRTWGALLVTVKQGSRGSAVRALQHQLNASGVRIDADGVFGPATTAAVRSFQNAKKLPADGIADPRTWSLLLTDKSGGSGGVPAGNAVALAKQLLGTPGITFARQHSETRHSASTAHANIADMAAGRGALTSPGSHVGSKRVQLDPRMLQGLLTLHDRYGYRMNVSEFVGGVHSKTSRHYRGLSFDVNVINGKHVGSGAPHRSLMTVCSQLGATEIIGPPSAGHKTHVHCAWK; encoded by the coding sequence GTGAGGAAGACAACCAAGAAGGCCATCAGCTGGACCGGCGCGGCGCTCGCGAGCGGAGGGATGCTCTTCGCGGGCTTGACGATCCTGCCGGCAGACGCGAGTTCCCCCGCGAGCTTCAGCGTCAAGGGTGTAGACACCAGCCACTACAACCACACCGGTGGTGCGGCGATCGACTGGAACAAGGTCCGCGCCTCCGGCCACGTGTTCATGTTCGCCAAGGCGACCGAGGGCGCCGACTGGAGCGACCGCTGGTTCAGCCGCGACCTTCAGGGCGCCAAACAGGCCGGGCTGATGCACGGCGCATACCACTTCTACGGCCGCACCCCGGGGGCCGCGCAGGCCCGCAACTTCGTCAACGCGATGAAGGCGGCCGGCTACACCGGCACGCGTGCGGGAGAACTGCCGCCCACGCTCGACCTGGAGCTGGACAAGGCCGGGCGCTGCCCGGGGAACTTCAGTACGACCGGTGTCAGGGCATTCCTCGACGCCGTCACCGCGCAGATGGGCGTGAAGCCGATCATCTACACCACCAAGTCGTTCGTCGACACCTGCATGAACGGGAACGGGTCGATGTTCACCGGCCACGTCCTGTGGCAGCCGCGGTACGAGAGCGGCTCGAAGGAGCCGGCCGCCGTGCCGCGTGCCGGGCAGGGCTGGAAGATCTGGCAGTACACCGAGACCGGCACCGTGTCCGGTATCCCGTCGAAGAACCGCGTGGACGTGAACGTCTTCAGGGGCTCGCTCGCCGAGCTGCGGCAGCTCGCCCACCTCGGGGCCGGGGGCGGAACCACGCCGGCGCCGCCGCAGCCGACCGTGCCCCCGGTCGCCGGGGCGCCGGTGCTCAAGGCGGACAGTAGCGGCACTGATGTCGTCACCGCGCAGGAACTGCTGAACGCCTCCGGCGCCCGGATCGACGCGGACGGGGTCTTCGGCCCCGCCACCACGGCCGCCGTCCGCTCCTTCCAGAACGCCAAGGGGCTCGAGGCCGACGGCATCATCGGTTCCCGTACCTGGGGTGCGTTGCTCGTCACGGTGAAGCAGGGCAGTCGCGGCTCTGCCGTCAGGGCCCTGCAGCATCAGCTCAATGCCTCCGGGGTCCGGATCGACGCGGACGGGGTCTTCGGCCCCGCCACCACGGCCGCCGTCCGCTCCTTCCAGAACGCCAAGAAGCTCCCCGCCGACGGAATCGCCGACCCGCGCACCTGGAGTCTCTTGCTCACCGACAAAAGCGGCGGTTCCGGGGGCGTCCCGGCGGGCAACGCCGTCGCCCTGGCCAAGCAGCTCCTTGGGACGCCGGGGATCACCTTCGCCCGACAGCACTCCGAGACCCGCCACAGCGCCTCCACCGCTCACGCCAACATCGCCGACATGGCCGCCGGCCGCGGTGCGCTCACCAGTCCGGGAAGCCACGTCGGATCCAAGCGCGTCCAGCTGGACCCCCGCATGCTCCAGGGCCTGCTCACCCTGCACGACAGGTACGGCTACCGGATGAACGTCAGTGAGTTCGTCGGAGGCGTCCACAGCAAGACGTCCCGCCACTACCGCGGGCTGAGCTTCGACGTGAACGTGATCAACGGCAAGCACGTCGGCAGCGGCGCGCCGCACCGGTCGCTGATGACGGTCTGCTCGCAGCTCGGGGCCACCGAGATCATCGGCCCGCCCTCGGCCGGCCACAAGACGCACGTCCACTGCGCCTGGAAGTAA
- a CDS encoding helix-turn-helix domain-containing protein — protein MDEGRDETAQDSPAEARETPELAALLNRIRRSMAELGWSYNVMGRRTEVSSSTWNRWCTQGKLPRREALISFADAAPRVVDRTELLGLWDAAWAAQEAQQMQAAAPEPAQDQRRDPDGHTQPAPATATALPDGRRRMTRATLVSLFGIAAAAVGGGAFLLWTLNGNANAPTGTQGAPPATSATASPSPTASCHGSTCASLEPAQSICSKDAVTAYTGSRYGAVIELRYSARCAAAWAKMSRTSPGDRVVITPAQGQSEEYRQQTGHDAHTRMVPADKPENARACAIIQDRGTICTTEPPTAPTATPSVGGG, from the coding sequence ATGGACGAAGGCCGTGATGAGACGGCACAGGACAGCCCTGCCGAGGCGCGGGAGACACCGGAACTCGCCGCGCTGCTGAACCGGATCCGCCGGTCCATGGCCGAACTGGGCTGGTCCTACAACGTGATGGGACGCAGGACCGAGGTCTCCTCCAGCACCTGGAACCGCTGGTGCACGCAAGGAAAACTGCCCCGGCGGGAGGCGCTGATCAGCTTCGCCGACGCGGCCCCTCGCGTGGTCGACCGGACCGAGCTCCTGGGACTGTGGGACGCCGCGTGGGCGGCCCAGGAAGCACAGCAGATGCAGGCCGCGGCCCCTGAACCGGCGCAGGACCAGCGCCGTGACCCGGACGGGCACACGCAGCCGGCCCCGGCCACCGCGACGGCCCTACCGGACGGCCGCCGCCGGATGACGCGGGCCACCCTGGTGTCCCTCTTCGGGATCGCGGCCGCTGCCGTCGGGGGCGGCGCCTTCTTACTCTGGACACTCAACGGCAACGCGAACGCGCCCACCGGCACACAGGGCGCACCGCCGGCCACCTCCGCCACGGCGTCACCGTCCCCCACGGCCAGCTGCCACGGCTCCACGTGCGCCTCGCTGGAGCCGGCCCAGTCGATCTGCTCCAAGGACGCCGTCACGGCGTACACCGGCAGCCGGTACGGAGCGGTGATCGAGCTTCGCTACAGCGCCCGCTGCGCCGCTGCCTGGGCCAAAATGAGCAGGACCTCGCCCGGAGACCGTGTGGTCATCACACCCGCCCAAGGCCAAAGCGAGGAATACCGCCAGCAGACCGGGCACGACGCCCACACCCGCATGGTGCCCGCAGACAAACCCGAGAACGCCCGCGCCTGCGCGATCATCCAGGACCGCGGCACCATTTGCACCACCGAACCGCCCACCGCCCCCACAGCCACACCGAGTGTCGGCGGCGGCTGA